TGACGCGTTTCCCGCCGCCGACTTCTTCTTCGGCACCCGTTGGGAGCCGAGCTTTTCTGGGCGCGGCGGCGCATCGGACCTTGGGTTCTTGCCGCTGATCTGGGGCACCCTGTACATCTCGATCATCTCTTTGATCGTTGCCGTTCCGCTGGGCCTGTTTTCCGCGATTTACCTGTCTGAATATGCGTCTGACCGTGTACGCGCAGTTGCCAAGCCGATGTTGGAAATCCTCGCAGGGATCCCGACCATTGTTTACGGGTTGTTCGCGCTGCTTACGGTTGGGCCGCTCTTGGTCAGTGCCTTTGGCAGCGGTGGTTTGTTCGGGGTGAACTGGATGTCGGGGGGAACTGCTGCGATCACTGCGGGTTCTGTCATGGGCATCATGTTGATCCCGTTCGTGTCCTCGTTGTCTGACGACATCATCAATGCCGTCCCACAAGCAATGCGCGACGGGTCTTACGGGCTTGGTGCGACCCAATCTGAAACCATTCGTCAAGTGATCCTGCCCGCAGCCTTACCAGGCATCGTCGGTGCGATCCTTCTCGCCACGTCGCGGGCAATTGGTGAAACCATGATCGTGGTTCTTGGGGCAGGGGCTGCGGCCAGCCTGTCGCTCAACCCGTTCGAAGCTATGACAACCGTGACCGCCAAAATCGTCAGCCAGCTGACCGGTGACGGTGAGTTTAACAGCCCAGAAACGATGGTGGCTTTCGCGCTCGGGATGACCTTGTTTGTCATCACCCTGTGTTTGAACGTCTTCGCGCTTTATATCGTGCGCAAGTACCGGGAGCAGTACGACTGATGACTGACACATCCAAATTCACATCGTTGAAGGTGCAAGATCCGCGCACCAAGAAACGCAACGCCGCTGAAAAACGGTTCCGTGCCTATGGTATCGTCGCGATTGCGATTGGCGGGCTTTTCTTGGCCGCGCTGACATTCACGATCGTAAAGTCCGGCCTTCCAGCTTTCACGCAATATGTGATGAAGCTGGAAGTCACGCTGAGCCAAGAACAGTTTGATGACGCCGAAAGCCAGCTGTTGAAGACAGCCGTTTATCGCGACATCTTTATCGATAACTTCTCTGAGCAACTGGACACCAACGGCGTTGAGGTTGAATACGACGCCGCTGCGCTAGAACGCTTGCTTGGCAAAGTTGGTGGCGATATCCGCGCCCATTACCGCGAAAACCCCAGCGACATTGGCCAACCGACCACATTTCAGCTTCAACTGTCATCACGGGTTGAAGGCTACTTTCGCGGACGTGTGACACGCGACACGTTGGTCGACAGCCGCTTCCTTGAGAAAGCAGACCTCGATATCGTTGACGTGCTGCGCGATGCCGGTTTGATGACAGGGCGTTTCAACTGGGCGTTCCTGACCGGCAAGGACTCTGGCGTGGATAACCCAGGTGGAGCGGGGATCGGGGCCTCTGTGATTGGCTCGTTCTTTATGATGTTGGTGGTTCTCTTCCTAAGCCTGCCAATCGGTGTCGCCGCGTCGATCTACCTTGAAGAATTCGCACCAAAGAACCGTTTCACAGACTTGGTTGAGGTCAATATCTCTAACCTCGCGGCGGTGCCATCCATCGTGTTTGGTATCTTGGGCCTGTCTGTCTTCATTCAGTACATGCACCTCCCGCAATCCGCGCCACTGGTCGGGGGCTTGGTTCTGACGTTGATGACATTGCCAACGATCATCATCTCGACCCGTGCATCCCTGAAGTCCGTGCCGCCCTCCATCCGCGACGCGGCACTGGGCATCGGCGCATCCAAAATGCAATCCGTAACCCACCATGTGCTACCACTGGCGATGCCGGGCATCCTGACGGGGACAATCATCGGCCTTGCGCAGGCTTTGGGCGAAACCGCACCACTGCTATTAATCGGGATGGTCGGGTTTGTTGCACGCGAATACCCAGACGGTATCGCATCCGGTTTCTTGGACCCGAATTCGGCCATGCCCGCCCAAATTTACACATGGGCCGCACGTGCTGACGTAGGCTTTTATGAGAAAGCATGGGGCGGGATTATCGTGCTGCTGGTGTTCTTGTTGTTGATGAACGCCATCGCCATCTTACTGCGCAAAA
This Octadecabacter temperatus DNA region includes the following protein-coding sequences:
- the pstC gene encoding phosphate ABC transporter permease subunit PstC; this translates as MSLLLTVNLVLALCVIGYILGTRRALGSADGDQRLLHSLKGYYGQNVALSVLVPSAILLAIWLIAQPLLINQSVAGLIAEQDIAEGASSSLIIQDMRRVADGLDVVVHEGVLADAEIAALNADTTNVRDLLGDVGVAVGSEITQQTLDGARHYRTLAQTGNLWRGFAVLAVALAGFVFALQRTHKDFRARNVVERGVLVLLFSAASVAVLTTVGIVLSLIFNTINFFDAFPAADFFFGTRWEPSFSGRGGASDLGFLPLIWGTLYISIISLIVAVPLGLFSAIYLSEYASDRVRAVAKPMLEILAGIPTIVYGLFALLTVGPLLVSAFGSGGLFGVNWMSGGTAAITAGSVMGIMLIPFVSSLSDDIINAVPQAMRDGSYGLGATQSETIRQVILPAALPGIVGAILLATSRAIGETMIVVLGAGAAASLSLNPFEAMTTVTAKIVSQLTGDGEFNSPETMVAFALGMTLFVITLCLNVFALYIVRKYREQYD
- the pstA gene encoding phosphate ABC transporter permease PstA, with protein sequence MTDTSKFTSLKVQDPRTKKRNAAEKRFRAYGIVAIAIGGLFLAALTFTIVKSGLPAFTQYVMKLEVTLSQEQFDDAESQLLKTAVYRDIFIDNFSEQLDTNGVEVEYDAAALERLLGKVGGDIRAHYRENPSDIGQPTTFQLQLSSRVEGYFRGRVTRDTLVDSRFLEKADLDIVDVLRDAGLMTGRFNWAFLTGKDSGVDNPGGAGIGASVIGSFFMMLVVLFLSLPIGVAASIYLEEFAPKNRFTDLVEVNISNLAAVPSIVFGILGLSVFIQYMHLPQSAPLVGGLVLTLMTLPTIIISTRASLKSVPPSIRDAALGIGASKMQSVTHHVLPLAMPGILTGTIIGLAQALGETAPLLLIGMVGFVAREYPDGIASGFLDPNSAMPAQIYTWAARADVGFYEKAWGGIIVLLVFLLLMNAIAILLRKKFERRW